Proteins encoded within one genomic window of Hemitrygon akajei chromosome 13, sHemAka1.3, whole genome shotgun sequence:
- the LOC140737782 gene encoding granzyme K-like — protein sequence MMYNLLVLSIVIFLAPAYLGAKIIGGREVERHSRPYMASLQLHFRNRSFVPYCGGALIRPNWVLTAAHCEITIESGQVLLAVLGDHSLTKYERSQQRLRIIRQIPFTNFNNLTKKDDIMLLQLETDAKINQYVNVLNLPKGGITDMKSGTTCTVAGWGKTKINNYSHTLQEVEVKVIDRRKCKGMYRTKITQDMICVGDSKGRKNACHGDSGGPLICDKMYTGIVSFGRKGCPYPQMPAVYTLLTKKYIDWIRDTIG from the exons ATGATGTATAATCTGCTTGTTTTGTCCATTGTCATCTTCCTAGCTCCGGCGT ATCTTGGAGCTAAAATTATCGGAGGTCGTGAAGTTGAACGGCATTCAAGACCTTATATGGCATCTCTCCAACTACATTTCAGGAACCGTTCGTTTGTTCCCTATTGCGGAGGAGCTTTGATCAGACCAAACTGGGTACTAACTGCAGCTCACTGTGAAAT AACAATTGAATCAGGCCAGGTTCTTCTAGCAGTTCTTGGAGATCATTCTCTTACAAAGTATGAGAGAAGTCAACAAAGACTGCGCATCATCAGACAGATTCCCTTTACAAATTTCAACAATCTGACAAAGAAAGATGATATCATGCTGCTGCAA CTCGAGACTGATGCAAAAATCAACCAGTATGTGAATGTGCTCAACCTTCCCAAAGGAGGAATCACCGACATGAAATCTGGAACAACGTGCACGGTGGCAGGATggggaaaaacaaaaataaacaattacTCTCACACACTTCAAGAGGTGGAGGTCAAGGTAATTGATCGCAGAAAATGCAAAGGCATGTATCGAACTAAAATAACCCAGGACATGATCTGTGTTGGTGACAGCAAAGGCAGAAAGAATGCATGTCAT GGTGATTCAGGCGGCCCTTTGATATGCGACAAAATGTATACTGGGATTGTGTCCTTTGGCAGAAAAGGATGTCCATATCCCCAAATGCCTGCGGTGTACACGTTACTAACAAAGAAATACATTGATTGGATTCGGGATACAATTGGTTGA